CGCCTGCCGCCATGGGATGCTCGAAGGTGACGCTCCGTCCGGTGGCAAACACCTGCTCCAGGTTCCGCGCGTACGTTTCTGCCGTCACCGGCTCATGCAGATCCTCGATGCGGAGCATCACGACGGCCTTCATCCCGGGCGGGAGCGACACGTGCCCGTTGCTGACCAGGTAACGGCCCTCGCGGTCGAGGATGTAGATGTGGTCGCTCGAGGATTCCACCAGCGCCCGATAGCGCGCTTCGTTCTCTCGCAGTTCCCTCTCCGCCAGCCTGCGCCCCCAGACGTCCCTCTCCCGTTCCACGGCGAACCGTTGGTTCACCATCAGCAGCAGGCCGAAGGCCAGCGCCACGAAGAGCATCTGATAGGCTACGAGCGCAAGGTTGTCGTACAAACCGGACCGGAAGAAGTCCTGCCCGGGCGGGACGTACAGCTCGGCAACCACCCGCAGCACGCTCACCACAACCAACGCGAGGAACAGCATACCCGTCAGGCGAGTCGAGGAGCGATAATCCGCGGGCGCCCGGAGCAGGAAGAGCCAGGCCGCCTGGCCCATGTAGATGACAAGGCCTGCCGAGAGATTGGTGTTGCGCGCGAAAAGGCTGGGCGTTACGAAGGTGAACCAGGCCTGAACGAGGAACAGCAGCGCGAGCAAGCCCCAGTTCACCCAGAGACGCAATGCACTGGGGTTCCTGCCGACATATTGCTCGGAACCAAGCAGCAGCAGCAGCGCACCGGCCAGAAACAACGGTACCCCGAAGAGGATGGAAACCGGGGCCGGTATGACCAAACGCAGCGCTACCATCAGGGTGCCGGCGAAGTGCAGTCCGTATCCGGCCAGCCAGAAGACGTAGGCTCCGGAGCGACGGCGGTAGCGCGTCCACAGCGACCGCATGACAACGACGCCTATGGCGGTGGTGAGCAGGTCGCCGAACAGGATGGTTCTTGTGTCGAGGAGGTTCACGGCGACGGGTGGCGGGTGACGAGTTGCGGGTTACGGGGGATGAGTTGCGGGTTGCGGGATACGGGAGGTGGGCTCTCGACTCCGGCGACTGGAGTCGACCGGCGTCGCTCGGGGTCGAGGGGAGTCGCCACTGTACTACCTGTCACTCGCAACTCGCAACACGTAACTCGACAGCCGCACCTACTCCTCGTGGTTGAGCTTCGGTACCTCCACCACCAGCAGGAACAACCCGAGTCGGCGGATGGCCTCGACGAATTGATCGTATCCCAGCGGCTTGGTCACATAGCTGGAGCAGCCCAGCTCGTGGCAGTGCGCGATTTCCCGCGGGTCGTCGGTGGTCGTGACGACAATGACCGGCATCCGCTTCAGTGCCGGGTCGGCCTTCACCTGCCGCAGGACTTCCGTGCCGTCGACCTTGGGCATGCGGATGTCCAGGAGCAGGAGGTACGATGTGTCCGGCTCGCGTCTGCGGCCGGTCCCGCGCCGAAGCAGGAAGTCCAGCACTTCCCGGCCGTTCGGGAACACCAGCTGCTCGTTGCTGATTCCGGCCCGCTTCAGGTTGCTTTGGATCAGCAGTACATGCGCCTCATCGTCTTCGGCAATCAGTATGACTACTTCTTTCTTCATCCATAGCTCCTATTCTCGGTCAGTCTCGAGTTGCGGGTGACGAGTTTCGAGTCCGTCCCGCAACCTGGCACTCGTAACCCGCAACCCGCAACACACCAGTTTCGCGTTGCGAGTGACGGGTTTCGAGTTCATCCCGGGACTCGTGACTCGCAACCAGTGACTCGTAACTCGCAACTCGCAACTCATCGCTTGCCCGCCGCCGGCAGTTCTATGTAGAACCTGCTCCCCCTACCCGGCTCGGACTCCACCCAGGCTCTCCCACGCATCCTGGCCAGGTTCTTTCCGACGATGGTAAGGCCCAGTCCCTCACCCGTGCCCTGCTTCGGCTCCACCTGGTAAAACGGCTCGAAGACGTGCCGCACGCAATCGCCGTCGACGCCGAGGCCGTTGTCCTCGACGCAGTAGACCGCCCGTTTGCCGTCCAGCTTTCCCGATACGGTAAGGACCAGCGGCCGGTCCGGGCTGCGGTACTTGATGGCGTTGTCTACCAGGTTCGCGACTACCTGGCTGACCAGCGTGGGGTCGCCCATGCAGCGCGGCAGGTCGGACACGTCTATGATGGCGCCGGCCTCCCGGACGGCAAATTCGAAGCTGCGCAGGACGCTGTCGACAATGGCGCCCATATCCACCACCTCGATCTTGACGGTGGTTCGACCCAATCGGGAGAGCTTGAGCAGCCCGGCCAGGAGCGCGTCCATTCTCGCCGCCCCGGCCTCGATGTACTTGAGCTCCTGCGGAATGTCCTGCTCAATCACCGCCGCCAGCCGCTCACGTTCCTTCGGAGCAGATTCCGTCAGTTTCAGCTCGGCAGCCAGGTCCTCAAGCGATTTGCGCAACTCCCCGGCAAAACCTCTCACCGTCACAAGCGGCGCCCGCAGGTCGTGGGATGCGGCGTAGATCAACTGCTCAAGTTCCGCTGCCTTGGCGGCGAGTTCCCGGTTCAACCGCTCCTCCTCAGCCTCGGCCTCTTTGCGTTCGCTGATGTCGCGGTGCACCGAGAGCCACACCTCGCCGAAATCGGGGTGCTTGTAGGTCGAAACTACCGCCTCGCACCAGAAGGGTGTCCCATCCTTCTTGACGTTCCTGACTTCTCCT
The DNA window shown above is from candidate division WOR-3 bacterium and carries:
- a CDS encoding response regulator → MKKEVVILIAEDDEAHVLLIQSNLKRAGISNEQLVFPNGREVLDFLLRRGTGRRREPDTSYLLLLDIRMPKVDGTEVLRQVKADPALKRMPVIVVTTTDDPREIAHCHELGCSSYVTKPLGYDQFVEAIRRLGLFLLVVEVPKLNHEE